In Gemmatimonadaceae bacterium, the following are encoded in one genomic region:
- a CDS encoding patatin-like phospholipase family protein, with the protein MHRPATTVPALLRDADVARTAEHTLRDTVVARLARRAVASPDHSLDILLLSGGGQNGAYGIGFLRGWRERTDTPMPKFDLITAISTGALQAPFVLMGTPAALDTITMLYRRSADRIAPSLDWLFWLRRTGGVVNTKRYDASLRTIIDGAFRDSLRAAFAEDRQVVFGTTDLDLGIGRAWDLSGALAGDADTGLVRTRALLKAASAIPGIFPPVVHDGHVHSDGGIVTNILQLLTLDDYAAMVARVRAAGVAAPVSVRLWVIVNGWTHAAPVVMNPASRRQINGRWGGVMFFTHQPQAIEGLDNLARAASAAVPGLSMQMRFTAIPSEVAIDPLASTLFNASFMAQLEALGTSRARSTKPWDVIVSPYTRPVPALP; encoded by the coding sequence GTGCACCGCCCCGCCACCACGGTCCCGGCGCTGCTGCGCGATGCGGACGTCGCCCGCACCGCCGAGCACACGCTGCGCGACACGGTGGTCGCGCGGCTGGCGCGGCGCGCGGTCGCGAGCCCGGACCACTCCCTCGACATCCTGCTGCTGTCGGGCGGCGGGCAGAACGGCGCGTACGGCATCGGCTTCCTCCGCGGGTGGCGTGAGCGCACCGACACGCCGATGCCGAAGTTCGACCTGATCACGGCGATCAGCACCGGTGCCCTGCAGGCGCCGTTCGTGTTGATGGGCACGCCGGCGGCACTGGACACGATCACGATGTTGTACCGCCGCTCCGCCGACCGCATCGCCCCGTCCCTCGACTGGCTGTTCTGGCTCCGCAGGACCGGGGGCGTGGTGAACACGAAGCGCTACGATGCCAGCCTGCGCACCATCATCGACGGGGCGTTCCGTGACTCGTTGCGCGCGGCCTTCGCCGAGGACCGGCAGGTGGTGTTCGGCACGACGGACCTGGACCTCGGCATCGGGCGCGCGTGGGACCTGTCGGGCGCGCTGGCCGGTGATGCCGACACGGGGCTGGTGCGCACCCGGGCGCTGCTGAAGGCCGCATCGGCCATCCCGGGAATCTTCCCGCCGGTGGTGCACGACGGGCACGTGCACTCCGACGGCGGGATCGTGACCAACATCCTCCAGCTGCTCACGCTCGATGACTACGCCGCGATGGTGGCGCGCGTGCGCGCGGCCGGCGTGGCCGCGCCGGTGTCGGTCCGGCTCTGGGTGATCGTGAACGGCTGGACGCATGCTGCGCCGGTGGTGATGAACCCGGCCAGCCGCAGGCAGATCAACGGCCGGTGGGGTGGCGTGATGTTCTTCACGCACCAGCCGCAGGCCATCGAGGGGCTGGACAACCTCGCGCGCGCGGCATCGGCGGCGGTGCCGGGGCTGTCGATGCAGATGCGCTTCACGGCGATCCCCTCCGAGGTGGCGATCGACCCGCTCGCGAGCACACTGTTCAATGCATCGTTCATGGCGCAGCTCGAGGCCCTCGGCACGAGCCGCGCCCGCAGCACCAAGCCGTGGGACGTGATCGTCTCACCCTACACCCGCCCCGTTCCGGCCCTTCCGTGA
- a CDS encoding LTA synthase family protein, producing MRTLLFWLVWFTLARALFVAWHWQLVPASEQGQVTASFLHGARMDLSAAAYLTALHWLVLSLTVAAPAAVTRWLLAAVTTLSTAFVTIITLSDIGTFGAWRHRIDASLWTFLGSPREAYASASSTAVGPLAWLLAMLLPLTLWLHLRVTRGAVRRLAPVRGLRVVPVTLGVIVTGLLLVLPIRGGWQWTPLNESTVAFSHSEIANMAAQNAGWTLLSTTIADSKVPTTNPYAALPEADARWVVDSLYPPPVAGMGTALLRVPRPNVILIVWESFTAKVVGRLGGRADVTPQFDRWSHAGILFDSVFASGDRSAQGLVSILSGFPSVPNEAIMTRPQKAAALPQLGRTLRGAGYRTSYYYGGELAFANMKAYLLHGGFDRLTGIDAFTAQERNSKWGAHDHVVLGRALRELASEPRPFFSTVFTLSSHEPFETPVPPVFPGDDESTQFRNAHHYTDASVGAFLDSASRRPWWDSTLVVLIADHGSPLPQQPGAEQESLVARHHIPMLWLGGALRVRDTVVHRIGSSVDLAPTLLGALGVAPVGFRWGQSLFRPGDDGFAWFSHGDGFSYVDRRGWVVYDERARRMTDRSPRSAAVHQRNGSALLQASFADYLTR from the coding sequence TTGCGCACGCTACTCTTCTGGCTGGTCTGGTTCACGCTGGCGCGGGCGCTCTTCGTGGCATGGCACTGGCAGCTGGTGCCCGCGTCGGAGCAGGGTCAGGTGACGGCGAGCTTCCTGCACGGGGCGCGCATGGACCTCTCTGCGGCCGCATACCTCACCGCGCTGCACTGGCTGGTGCTCTCGTTGACGGTCGCGGCACCTGCGGCGGTCACGCGGTGGCTGCTGGCTGCGGTCACGACGCTCTCGACCGCGTTCGTGACGATCATCACGCTGAGTGACATCGGGACCTTCGGTGCCTGGCGTCACCGCATCGATGCCAGCCTGTGGACCTTCCTCGGTTCACCTCGCGAGGCCTATGCCTCGGCATCGAGCACCGCCGTCGGCCCACTGGCGTGGCTGCTCGCCATGCTGCTTCCGCTCACGCTCTGGCTGCACCTGCGGGTCACGCGTGGCGCCGTGCGCCGGCTGGCGCCTGTGCGCGGCCTGCGGGTCGTGCCGGTGACCCTGGGGGTGATCGTGACCGGCCTGCTGCTCGTCCTGCCCATCCGTGGCGGGTGGCAGTGGACGCCGCTGAACGAGAGCACCGTGGCGTTCTCTCACTCCGAGATCGCGAACATGGCGGCGCAGAACGCCGGCTGGACGCTGCTGTCGACCACGATCGCCGACAGCAAGGTTCCGACCACGAATCCGTACGCCGCGCTCCCGGAGGCCGATGCGCGGTGGGTCGTGGACAGCCTGTACCCGCCGCCGGTGGCGGGCATGGGCACGGCACTGCTGCGCGTCCCCCGCCCGAACGTCATCCTGATCGTGTGGGAGAGCTTCACCGCCAAGGTCGTGGGCCGGCTCGGGGGGCGCGCCGACGTCACGCCGCAGTTCGATCGGTGGAGTCACGCCGGCATCCTCTTCGACTCGGTGTTCGCCTCCGGTGACCGCAGTGCGCAGGGCCTGGTGTCGATCCTCAGCGGCTTTCCCTCGGTGCCGAACGAGGCGATCATGACGCGGCCGCAGAAGGCGGCGGCGCTGCCGCAGCTCGGGCGGACCCTGCGCGGCGCCGGCTATCGAACGTCGTACTACTACGGCGGGGAGCTCGCCTTCGCCAACATGAAGGCCTACCTGCTGCATGGCGGGTTCGACCGGCTCACCGGCATCGACGCCTTCACCGCGCAGGAGCGGAACTCCAAGTGGGGGGCGCACGACCACGTGGTACTCGGGCGCGCACTGCGCGAGCTGGCGTCCGAACCGCGACCCTTCTTCTCCACGGTCTTCACGCTGAGCAGCCATGAGCCGTTCGAGACCCCGGTGCCACCGGTCTTCCCCGGGGATGATGAGTCCACCCAGTTCCGCAACGCGCACCACTACACCGACGCCAGCGTGGGCGCCTTCCTCGACAGCGCATCGCGCCGGCCTTGGTGGGACAGCACGCTGGTCGTGCTCATCGCCGATCACGGCAGCCCCCTGCCACAGCAGCCCGGCGCGGAGCAGGAATCCCTGGTGGCGCGCCACCACATCCCGATGCTCTGGCTTGGCGGCGCGCTGCGCGTCCGCGACACCGTCGTGCACCGCATCGGCTCGTCGGTGGATCTCGCGCCCACGCTGCTCGGCGCGCTGGGTGTGGCGCCGGTTGGCTTCCGCTGGGGCCAGTCCCTGTTCCGGCCGGGCGACGATGGCTTCGCATGGTTCTCACATGGCGACGGCTTCTCGTATGTCGACCGGCGCGGCTGGGTGGTCTACGACGAGCGTGCGCGTCGCATGACCGACCGTTCGCCCCGCAGCGCCGCCGTGCACCAGCGGAACGGCAGTGCGCTGCTCCAGGCGTCGTTCGCCGACTACCTGACACGCTGA